One stretch of Scatophagus argus isolate fScaArg1 chromosome 18, fScaArg1.pri, whole genome shotgun sequence DNA includes these proteins:
- the acbd5a gene encoding acyl-CoA-binding domain-containing protein 5A has protein sequence MEVEGVTVEDESRLTQLRFEAAVKVIKSLPPDGPFQPSNDMMLKFYSYYKQATVGACNIPRPGFWDAVGKAKWDAWNSLGDMPKEAAMAGYVDEMKLILEGMPMSEEVEELLRVLGPFYELIEEKKKISQISDLSTGLGTALNSAMSKSVAKNIIRTMEMNGTLETRPARLKSKEGRERSEEEEEEEEEELMKREVIKDKKSVASQPKKKSSARRHKPQLSNGKLANGVTHLTNGSHSRTALNSEDSQEGSVGEPLLNGDHTDSNVDVSGTVHLASDSDSEVYCDSVDQFSQEERSEHNHSVEDLDEEENHVLPHLVEPVATQELQEDVHGPMQVIRCGGEDGENGGTSQRQRLDAEPPDTSLVRRGRGSRSPGLSSGSLVPMYSGGGGDGSRWGGAVTPGGSLNEQIVVALARLQEDMQSVLERLHTLEALTASQSLQARTMSLSPTYASPPVNKRNQKPCWWPFDISPTSLAFAIIWPFVVQWLIRLYLQRRTRRIN, from the exons atggaggtggagggTGTTACAGTGGAAGATGAGAGTCGTTTGACCCAACTGAGGTTCGAGGCCGCCGTCAAAGTGATCAAGAGTTTACCCCCTGATG GTCCCTTTCAGCCGTCCAATGATATGATGCTCAAGTTCTACAGTTACTATAAACAAGCCACTGTGGGAGCGTGCAATATACCCCGACCGGGCTTCTGGGATGCAGTTGGCAAAGCAAAATG GGATGCATGGAATTCTCTCGGAGATATGCCAAAAGAAGCAGCAATGGCAGGCTATGTTGATGAAATGAAGCTG ATCCTGGAGGGTATGCCCATgagtgaggaggtggaggagctcTTACGTGTCCTCGGCCCGTTCTATGAGCTGattgaggagaagaaaaagatctCACAGATATCAGACCTGAGCACAG GCTTAGGTACAGCGTTGAATTCAGCTATGTCGAAGAGTGTCGCGAAGAACATCATCCGAACGATGGAAATGAACGGCACTTTGGAGACTCGTCCAGCTAGGCTCAAATcaaaggaagggagggaaaggtcagaggaggaggaagaagaagaagaagaagaactaaTGAAAAGGGAGGTCataaaag ACAAGAAATCAGTAGCTTCACAGCCAAAGAAGAAGAGTTCAGCCAGGAGGCATAAACCACAGCTGTCAAACGGTAAACTTGCTAACGGGGTCACCCATCTGACCAATGGGAGTCATTCCAGGACCGCCCTGAACAGTGAGGACTCCCAGGAGGGGTCAGTCGGTGAGCCTCTCCTCAATGGTGACCACACAG ATTCCAATGTAGACGTGTCTGGCACCGTTCACCTGGCCAGTGACTCAGACAGTGAAGTCTACTGTGATTCCGTGGACCAGTTCAGCCAGGAAGAG AGGTCAGAGCATAACCACTCTGTGGAGGACCTGGATGAAGAGGAAAACCATGTCCTGCCTCATCTAGTGGAGCCAGTTGCAACACAGGAGCTCCAGGAGGATGTTCACGGTCCAATGCAGGTCATAAGGTGTGGAGGGGAAGATGGAGAGAATGGTGGAACCTcgcagagacagagactggaTGCAGAACCGCCAGACACCTCTTTGGTCAGGAGAGGAAGAG gCTCCAGGTCTCCTGGTCTCAGCTCTGGATCTCTGGTTCCCATGTACAGCGGTGGAGGTGGGGATGGGAGCCGCTGGGGAGGAGCAGTGACACCTGGAGGGAGCCTTAATGAGCAGATCGTTGTGGCGTTGGCTAGGCTGCAGGAGGACATGCAGAGCGTCCTGGAGAGGCTGCACACCCTGGAGGCACTCACGGCTAGCCAG tctctGCAGGCAAGAACAATGTCTCTGTCTCCAACTTATGCATCACCCCCAGTGAATAAGAGGAATCAG AAACCATGCTGGTGGCCTTTTGACATTTCTCCGACCAGTTTGGCCTTTGCCATTATTTGGCCGTTTGTGGTGCAGTGGCTTATTCGTCTGTACCTGCAGAGAAGAACAAG ACGAATCAACTGA